A stretch of Cytophagales bacterium DNA encodes these proteins:
- a CDS encoding TonB-dependent receptor: MRLLLAIALLMSLSGFAQTTQVLEGKVVAEEGPIPGATIRILDTDFATVTDVAGVFRISDIPNGSYKIEIRSVGFKSQIIDIYLNKNIIDLAVEMEESTLDMDAVVVTGTMQPTFVTQSPIKVDVITSKHLNTYIPMAASSIVEGITLVNGVQEVVACGVCFTNSISINGLPGPYTAILMDGTPIYGNLASVYGLNGIPSMIIDRFEVIKGPSSTLYGSEAVAGVINIITKDPEGQPLVAADVMATSHRESFGNFAVAPKIGKSKGFIGLNYAFINDFTDRNDDGFGDNINLDRISLFSKWNIHRRSGKQFSIAAKYYYEDRRNGVAEFLRDRNYRTLRGSDQIYGESIYTNRFEVFGSYELPVSENIKIDYSLSGHDQNSFYGSDFYEAQQQIAFANLVWNKRLKDHHLTSGFTSRYQSYDDNTVATESEINSTVVNDPDRQYIPGIFAQDEWEINPRFTVLAGARLDHYKRHGLIAAPRLNLKVDLNEWTSLRSNFGTGFRVVNLFTEDHAFITGQREVVIAEELNPEESYNASLNLNHVFVLGPIQGMIDIDAFYTYFTNKIIPDYENPTQIIYANAAGHAVSRGIGFNVNSEFTFPLSVNIGMNFQDVTETEPDGNGINQTRNIEFAPNWTGILTANYQFKKEGLSLAYTWRSTGPMTLPEVFDLDATGNPLADSRATISEAFVIHNLQITKTLGAKFSLYGGVQNIFDFVQPGSPLIGFNDPNANPGFSDSFDTSYAFAPIHGREFYIGLNWSLK; this comes from the coding sequence ATGAGATTACTATTAGCCATAGCCCTATTAATGAGCCTTTCGGGATTTGCTCAAACTACCCAAGTATTGGAAGGAAAAGTGGTTGCTGAAGAAGGGCCTATTCCCGGCGCAACGATCCGCATATTGGATACGGACTTTGCCACCGTTACAGACGTAGCAGGAGTATTTCGTATCTCCGATATCCCCAATGGGTCTTATAAAATTGAAATAAGATCAGTGGGATTCAAGAGTCAGATCATCGATATCTATCTCAATAAGAACATCATTGATCTGGCAGTGGAAATGGAGGAAAGCACCCTCGACATGGATGCCGTGGTGGTCACAGGAACCATGCAGCCCACCTTTGTTACGCAATCGCCCATCAAAGTAGATGTCATCACCAGTAAACACCTGAATACCTACATCCCCATGGCTGCTTCCAGTATTGTGGAAGGCATCACATTAGTCAATGGCGTTCAGGAAGTCGTCGCCTGTGGGGTGTGTTTCACAAACAGTATCAGCATCAATGGGTTACCTGGCCCGTATACCGCTATCCTGATGGACGGTACGCCGATCTATGGAAATCTTGCTTCGGTTTATGGTCTCAATGGTATACCGAGTATGATCATTGATCGGTTCGAAGTGATCAAAGGACCAAGCTCCACTTTGTATGGTTCTGAGGCAGTCGCTGGAGTGATCAATATCATCACCAAAGATCCGGAAGGTCAACCATTGGTCGCTGCTGATGTCATGGCAACCTCACATAGGGAATCATTTGGAAATTTTGCGGTTGCGCCAAAAATCGGCAAGTCCAAAGGGTTCATAGGACTGAATTATGCCTTCATCAATGACTTTACTGACAGGAATGATGATGGTTTTGGAGACAACATCAACCTGGATCGCATTTCGCTTTTCTCCAAATGGAACATTCATCGCAGATCAGGTAAGCAATTCAGCATCGCGGCAAAGTATTATTATGAAGATCGTAGAAATGGCGTAGCAGAATTTTTAAGGGACCGAAACTATCGAACGCTTCGTGGCAGTGATCAGATCTATGGAGAAAGCATTTATACCAATCGTTTTGAGGTCTTTGGTTCTTACGAATTACCCGTCAGCGAAAATATCAAAATAGACTACTCCCTAAGTGGGCATGATCAAAACAGCTTCTACGGTTCAGATTTCTATGAGGCCCAACAGCAGATCGCATTTGCTAACCTGGTTTGGAATAAAAGACTGAAAGATCATCACCTTACTTCAGGTTTTACTTCACGATATCAATCCTACGATGACAACACCGTGGCTACGGAAAGTGAAATCAACTCCACTGTGGTCAACGATCCAGACCGACAATACATCCCAGGCATCTTTGCGCAAGATGAATGGGAAATTAATCCCCGGTTCACCGTGTTGGCTGGGGCTCGACTGGATCATTACAAAAGACATGGCCTGATTGCTGCACCAAGGTTGAACTTGAAGGTAGACTTAAATGAATGGACCTCTTTGCGATCAAATTTCGGCACAGGATTCAGAGTCGTAAATCTATTTACTGAAGACCATGCTTTCATCACAGGGCAACGTGAAGTCGTGATTGCGGAAGAATTGAATCCGGAAGAGTCTTACAATGCTTCTTTAAACCTGAATCATGTATTTGTGCTCGGGCCTATTCAGGGCATGATAGACATTGACGCGTTTTATACGTATTTCACCAATAAGATCATACCGGATTATGAAAATCCTACGCAGATCATCTATGCCAATGCCGCGGGGCATGCAGTCAGTCGTGGAATAGGATTCAATGTAAATTCCGAATTTACCTTCCCTTTATCAGTGAACATTGGAATGAATTTTCAGGACGTAACCGAAACAGAACCGGATGGGAACGGAATCAACCAAACCCGAAACATAGAATTTGCCCCAAATTGGACAGGGATTCTCACCGCCAATTATCAATTCAAAAAAGAAGGACTTTCCCTGGCTTATACCTGGCGATCTACAGGTCCAATGACATTACCTGAAGTGTTCGATTTGGATGCTACAGGAAATCCACTAGCTGATTCTCGAGCTACAATATCGGAAGCATTCGTTATTCACAATTTGCAAATCACGAAGACTTTAGGAGCAAAATTTTCACTGTATGGAGGCGTCCAAAACATCTTCGATTTTGTGCAACCAGGTTCGCCCCTGATCGGCTTCAATGATCCTAATGCCAATCCTGGTTTTAGTGACAGTTTCGATACGTCATATGCCTTCGCTCCTATTCATGGGCGTGAATTTTATATAGGCCTGAACTGGAGTTTGAAGTAA
- a CDS encoding FtsX-like permease family protein gives MNIFKLSWKNLLVKPLNTGLSILLLMLGVAMISLLMLMSSQLEEQFKKNITGIDMVVGAKGSPLQLILSAVFQVDNPTGNISLAEAEELKKNRLIALGIPLSYGDSYRGYRIVGTTSEYLDLYDASLQEGRVWQKSLEVVIGSKIAVATGLKLGDEFASAHGFAEGGDVHDHSQFKVVGVLERSNSVVDQLLLTATESIWDVHNHDGAEADDDPQITAMLIKFRGPMGIIRLPRMVNEETNMQAAVPSFEMSRLIGLMGVGIDTLNLIAYLVMIVSAISIFISLYNAIKERRYEMALMRSYGATARQLFLMVVLEGVFLAVLGIILGTLTSRAGLLIVSGLAEERFHFDFNNLAILSQEYYLFGACMAIGFVASVIPAIQALRIDISRALAEG, from the coding sequence ATGAATATTTTTAAGCTGAGCTGGAAAAACCTGTTGGTCAAACCACTCAATACAGGCTTGAGCATTCTTCTATTGATGTTGGGTGTAGCGATGATTTCGTTGCTGATGCTCATGAGTAGTCAGTTGGAGGAACAATTCAAGAAAAATATTACCGGCATTGATATGGTGGTAGGGGCGAAGGGCAGCCCACTTCAATTGATTTTGTCAGCAGTTTTTCAGGTGGATAATCCGACCGGGAATATCAGTTTGGCCGAAGCCGAGGAATTGAAAAAGAACCGTCTTATCGCGCTAGGGATTCCGCTTTCTTATGGAGATTCCTATCGGGGATACCGTATCGTTGGAACTACTTCTGAATACCTGGATTTGTATGATGCCAGTTTACAAGAGGGAAGAGTCTGGCAGAAGTCCCTGGAAGTTGTCATCGGTTCAAAAATTGCGGTTGCTACCGGATTAAAATTAGGAGATGAATTTGCGAGTGCACACGGATTCGCAGAAGGAGGTGATGTACATGATCATTCACAGTTCAAGGTGGTGGGTGTGTTAGAAAGATCCAATTCTGTGGTTGATCAATTGCTCCTTACTGCTACCGAAAGCATTTGGGATGTCCACAATCATGATGGAGCTGAAGCAGATGATGATCCTCAGATCACAGCCATGCTCATCAAATTTCGTGGGCCTATGGGTATCATTCGCTTGCCCAGAATGGTCAATGAAGAAACCAACATGCAGGCGGCTGTTCCTTCTTTTGAAATGAGTAGATTGATTGGATTGATGGGCGTAGGGATCGATACCTTGAATCTCATTGCCTATCTGGTCATGATCGTTTCTGCGATCAGTATTTTCATCAGTCTGTACAATGCGATCAAAGAGCGCCGCTACGAAATGGCCTTGATGAGATCTTATGGTGCGACTGCACGACAATTATTTTTGATGGTCGTGTTGGAAGGAGTGTTCCTTGCTGTTCTCGGGATTATTTTAGGAACACTGACCAGTCGTGCAGGATTGTTGATCGTTTCTGGTCTGGCAGAAGAGCGTTTCCATTTTGATTTCAATAACCTGGCCATTCTCTCGCAAGAATATTACTTGTTTGGAGCATGTATGGCGATTGGATTTGTAGCCTCCGTCATTCCGGCTATTCAGGCGCTAAGGATTGATATTTCAAGAGCGTTGGCAGAGGGTTGA
- a CDS encoding ATP-binding cassette domain-containing protein, which produces MIQTESLTFQYAKETSFAFPDISLDKGEHLLMLGKSGVGKTTLLHLLAGILSPKSGKVVVEAQELSALSKIKLDRFRGQHVGLIYQKPHFVQSLTLKENMFLVQYLAGKKQDLIRVKEVLTQLDMQDQLNKSPNKLSQGQQQRASIAMAMLNKPAVILADEPTSSLDDENCTNVIQLLKDQSEEVGASLIVITHDARLKDQFQNSIAL; this is translated from the coding sequence ATGATCCAAACTGAATCGTTGACGTTTCAATATGCCAAAGAAACGTCTTTTGCTTTCCCGGACATTTCCCTTGACAAAGGGGAGCACCTGCTGATGCTAGGTAAGTCTGGAGTCGGAAAAACCACCTTGCTCCACTTGTTGGCAGGAATTCTCAGCCCCAAAAGTGGGAAGGTCGTCGTGGAAGCGCAGGAATTGTCGGCACTATCCAAAATCAAATTGGATCGATTCCGAGGGCAGCATGTAGGTCTGATTTATCAGAAACCACATTTCGTTCAGTCCCTGACGCTTAAGGAAAATATGTTTCTGGTGCAATACCTGGCCGGAAAGAAGCAGGACCTAATTCGTGTAAAAGAGGTGTTGACGCAATTGGACATGCAAGACCAATTGAATAAATCTCCAAATAAACTCAGCCAGGGCCAACAGCAGCGTGCTTCTATTGCCATGGCGATGTTGAATAAGCCAGCCGTTATTCTCGCTGACGAACCTACTTCCAGCCTGGACGATGAAAACTGCACAAATGTCATTCAATTGTTAAAAGACCAATCAGAGGAAGTTGGAGCATCATTGATTGTGATCACCCACGACGCCAGGTTGAAAGATCAATTTCAAAACAGCATTGCCCTATGA
- a CDS encoding YdeI/OmpD-associated family protein yields the protein MKYSTTIEHFQDSPIWGFHMPVSHEVAEQFIEGNDRRIICTINGQETIQAALMPSPLGYFIMTNKKLVGKLGLYAGASVELVIEKDTSEYGLDMPDELRELLNQDDEGSDHFHALTKGKQRSLIYIVAKVKNTNSRLNKALAIVHHLKEFQGKLDFKALNETIKYYNNL from the coding sequence ATGAAATATTCCACTACCATTGAACACTTTCAGGACAGCCCAATTTGGGGGTTTCATATGCCTGTATCCCACGAGGTAGCTGAACAATTCATTGAAGGGAATGATCGCCGGATCATTTGCACGATTAATGGTCAGGAAACCATCCAGGCTGCACTGATGCCGTCTCCATTGGGGTATTTCATCATGACGAATAAGAAGCTGGTGGGTAAGCTTGGGTTATATGCCGGAGCTAGCGTGGAGTTGGTCATAGAAAAAGATACAAGTGAGTATGGGCTGGATATGCCCGATGAATTGAGAGAATTACTAAATCAGGACGATGAAGGCAGCGACCACTTTCATGCATTGACAAAAGGAAAACAACGCAGCCTCATATACATTGTTGCGAAAGTGAAAAACACCAATAGCCGCTTGAACAAGGCTTTAGCCATCGTTCATCACTTAAAGGAGTTTCAGGGAAAACTGGACTTCAAAGCCTTGAACGAAACGATTAAATATTACAATAATCTGTAG
- a CDS encoding alkaline phosphatase D family protein translates to MKSLPIILITLLLFQCQPPTEKKHTAPANPKSFTIAFGSCNDQDLPQPMWDEIVDEQPDLWIWLGDNIYGDSEIVDTLIAKYNRQIENEGYQKLLANTPIIGTWDDHDYGKNDGGEEFLPKEESQQAMFDFLGVATDDPVRDKAGVYSAHSYTVGSAKVKVILLDSRYHRGALERIDEVYYPNETGTVLGEVQWAWLENELTNSDADIHLIGNGIQVISMEHPFEKWQNFPNERERLFELVKKTQAPGVIFLTGDRHIAEVSELDYEGVSYSLRDITSSGLTHSYEAAGAEVNKYRISPLIGMKNYGVLTFTLQESKLKVDAKIKGLNDTTFFHNPWEYPVIGN, encoded by the coding sequence ATGAAATCCCTGCCAATTATCCTAATCACTTTACTGCTATTTCAGTGCCAGCCGCCTACTGAAAAGAAGCATACTGCACCAGCAAACCCCAAAAGCTTTACGATCGCCTTTGGTTCTTGCAATGATCAAGACCTACCACAGCCCATGTGGGATGAGATCGTCGACGAACAGCCTGATCTTTGGATCTGGTTGGGAGATAATATCTATGGAGATTCCGAGATCGTGGATACGCTGATTGCCAAGTACAATCGGCAAATTGAAAATGAAGGCTATCAAAAATTATTGGCCAATACCCCCATCATAGGCACCTGGGACGACCATGACTATGGTAAAAATGATGGTGGAGAAGAATTTTTACCGAAAGAAGAAAGTCAGCAAGCCATGTTTGATTTCCTGGGGGTAGCCACTGATGACCCGGTTCGTGATAAAGCAGGTGTCTACAGCGCTCATTCTTATACGGTAGGGAGTGCCAAGGTAAAAGTGATCCTATTGGACTCCAGATATCACAGAGGTGCTCTTGAAAGAATCGATGAGGTTTACTATCCCAATGAAACAGGCACAGTCCTGGGAGAAGTACAATGGGCTTGGCTGGAAAATGAATTGACCAATTCGGACGCGGATATTCATTTAATTGGAAATGGCATTCAGGTGATTTCCATGGAACACCCTTTCGAGAAGTGGCAAAACTTCCCCAACGAACGTGAACGTCTATTTGAACTCGTTAAGAAGACACAGGCGCCTGGGGTGATCTTCCTTACCGGTGATCGTCACATTGCTGAAGTGTCTGAATTGGATTATGAAGGTGTCTCCTATTCACTTCGTGACATCACTTCCAGTGGGTTAACGCATTCTTATGAAGCAGCAGGTGCCGAGGTGAATAAGTACCGGATCAGCCCGCTAATAGGAATGAAAAACTATGGTGTGCTTACGTTTACTTTACAAGAGTCGAAATTGAAAGTTGACGCTAAGATCAAAGGCTTGAATGATACCACCTTTTTCCACAACCCATGGGAATATCCGGTAATTGGTAATTAA
- a CDS encoding aminoglycoside phosphotransferase family protein — protein sequence MELQEVIDQFQIEGGINQITSHGNGHIHETFHVINKDKGAPDYLLQKINHEVFKDVTGMMNNIQLVTNFLKKKSPERINLTLVPTKKGAAYFEYGGSFWRVFVFLEGLISYDTLTDENLVYEGGRMLGDFLNRLSGLEPDKLVETIPDFHDLSSRFQQFKSAVDVADELIKSRVEQEIAFVQKLMRSSDFEFVPHMPIRVTHNDTKLNNVLFDAHGKAQCVIDLDTVMPGLVHYDVGDAIRTACATAPEDEADLQLVGLDLDRVHAFSVGYLEATRDSLTKEEIETLHLAIPLMSLIMGVRFLTDFLQGDRYYKINHPDQNMHRAKAQLRQTAISMDQLIDLKRMINRA from the coding sequence ATGGAGCTTCAGGAAGTCATCGATCAGTTTCAAATCGAAGGGGGAATCAATCAAATCACATCACATGGTAATGGACATATCCATGAGACCTTTCATGTGATCAATAAAGACAAAGGAGCTCCAGATTATCTGCTTCAAAAGATAAATCACGAAGTTTTTAAGGATGTTACGGGGATGATGAATAACATCCAGCTCGTCACTAATTTTTTGAAAAAAAAATCACCTGAAAGGATCAATCTGACATTAGTTCCTACCAAAAAAGGAGCTGCTTATTTCGAATATGGAGGTTCCTTCTGGCGTGTTTTTGTCTTTCTAGAAGGATTGATTTCTTACGATACTTTGACCGATGAGAACCTGGTATATGAAGGTGGACGAATGCTGGGAGATTTTTTAAATCGCTTAAGTGGTTTAGAGCCTGATAAACTTGTTGAGACGATTCCTGACTTTCACGACCTGTCCTCGCGATTTCAGCAGTTTAAATCCGCTGTAGATGTCGCGGATGAATTGATCAAGTCCCGAGTTGAGCAAGAGATAGCGTTTGTTCAAAAGTTGATGCGATCCTCTGATTTCGAATTTGTGCCTCATATGCCAATTCGAGTGACACATAATGATACCAAACTTAATAATGTCTTGTTTGATGCGCATGGCAAGGCACAATGCGTTATCGATTTGGATACCGTAATGCCAGGGTTGGTCCATTATGATGTGGGTGATGCCATCCGAACAGCTTGTGCAACTGCTCCTGAGGACGAGGCAGACTTGCAATTAGTAGGATTGGACCTGGACCGGGTTCACGCCTTTAGTGTGGGGTATCTTGAAGCTACTCGAGACAGTTTGACCAAAGAAGAAATAGAAACGCTACATCTGGCGATCCCGCTCATGTCATTGATCATGGGGGTAAGGTTTCTGACGGATTTTTTACAGGGAGATAGATATTACAAAATCAATCACCCGGATCAGAACATGCATCGAGCGAAAGCCCAACTTCGTCAAACAGCCATTTCCATGGATCAGCTTATTGATCTGAAGCGAATGATTAACCGTGCTTAA
- a CDS encoding DUF4097 family beta strand repeat-containing protein, translating into MMRKLLLFSCALIFMAYTSADTSRGEKSKTINKTFEVDKNDIISIKNSFGQVHVTTWDESNVAVEIEVSVESRSDSRLQQLLDDISVEFDEQSDGIYMRTNLDVNTRSYEDFEVNYTVKLPGENKLDVKNEHGDIYMDDRSGEVDVDLSYGDLKAGKLAAGGELKLAFVNADIKGFGKGQIVLKHVNSFSLDEAEDIVLDQQHSEIEIGSVSIIDMRSRHGEVEFGTVGEMDVNIQHTDFVIESLEKSLDMFARHASDFSIDNVSENFEFIDIEGNYGSYRIDLDDGLKADFQADFQYATMKALGVDIDYSLHSKEQNKESYEAKIGGGHASKRIRITSTYGDLRLTQ; encoded by the coding sequence ATGATGAGGAAGCTGCTTCTATTTAGTTGTGCGCTAATATTTATGGCTTACACCTCTGCTGATACAAGCCGTGGGGAGAAGAGCAAGACCATCAATAAGACCTTTGAGGTGGATAAAAATGATATCATCAGCATAAAGAATTCCTTTGGTCAGGTGCATGTGACCACCTGGGATGAGTCAAATGTTGCTGTGGAGATAGAAGTTTCTGTGGAAAGTAGGTCTGACAGCAGGTTGCAGCAATTACTGGATGACATCAGTGTGGAGTTTGATGAGCAGAGTGACGGTATTTACATGCGAACCAATTTGGATGTCAATACTCGCTCCTATGAAGATTTTGAAGTCAATTATACCGTTAAATTGCCAGGGGAGAATAAACTGGATGTTAAAAATGAACACGGTGACATCTATATGGATGACCGTTCGGGTGAAGTGGATGTTGATTTAAGTTACGGTGACCTTAAAGCTGGGAAGTTGGCTGCAGGGGGTGAGTTAAAACTTGCTTTCGTCAATGCGGACATTAAAGGATTTGGAAAAGGGCAAATTGTGCTGAAACATGTCAATTCGTTCTCGCTGGATGAAGCAGAGGACATTGTATTGGATCAACAACATTCCGAAATAGAGATTGGAAGTGTATCAATCATTGATATGAGAAGTCGTCATGGTGAGGTTGAATTTGGCACGGTCGGAGAGATGGATGTGAATATTCAACACACTGATTTTGTGATTGAATCGCTAGAGAAGTCACTGGACATGTTCGCCAGGCACGCTTCAGATTTTAGCATTGATAACGTATCAGAAAATTTTGAATTCATCGATATTGAAGGAAACTACGGTAGTTATCGCATCGATCTGGATGACGGGCTAAAAGCTGACTTTCAAGCGGACTTTCAATATGCGACCATGAAGGCATTGGGGGTAGATATTGATTACAGTCTTCATTCTAAAGAACAAAACAAAGAATCGTACGAAGCCAAAATCGGAGGAGGCCATGCTTCCAAGCGAATTCGTATTACTTCAACTTACGGAGATCTCAGGTTAACACAGTGA
- a CDS encoding sigma-70 family RNA polymerase sigma factor: protein MATSTLNIHQELIDKCRDNDRVAQYRIYQLYNKAMFNTALRILGSREEAEDILQDAFVSAFRNLDKYREDAPFGAWLKRIVVNKSISRTKQRKETQLLTESEGEFYFEWNEDDGPDLNLELVRQAIAELPTGFRTVLTMYLLEGFDHKEIATVLEITESTSKSQYNRAKKKLRDILGKVLNYG from the coding sequence TTGGCTACTAGTACGTTGAATATTCACCAGGAATTGATCGATAAGTGTCGTGATAATGATCGCGTGGCACAATATCGTATCTATCAACTGTACAATAAAGCCATGTTCAACACGGCCTTGAGAATTTTGGGTAGTCGTGAAGAAGCAGAAGATATTTTGCAGGATGCATTTGTGAGTGCGTTTAGAAACCTGGATAAATACCGGGAAGATGCGCCTTTTGGGGCCTGGCTGAAACGGATCGTGGTGAATAAGTCCATCAGCCGGACCAAGCAACGAAAAGAGACACAATTGCTTACAGAGTCCGAAGGAGAATTTTACTTTGAGTGGAATGAGGATGATGGGCCTGATTTGAACCTGGAATTAGTCAGGCAGGCCATTGCGGAATTGCCGACGGGATTCAGAACCGTGTTGACGATGTATCTGTTAGAAGGATTTGATCATAAAGAAATTGCAACCGTACTGGAGATCACAGAATCGACTTCCAAGTCCCAGTACAACCGGGCCAAGAAAAAGCTCAGGGACATCCTGGGAAAAGTATTGAATTATGGGTGA
- a CDS encoding serine hydrolase: MKKAINLIVIALLFSSCFVGEETPPDQDIWEYALPSEVGMSDDLLINLDTITSFGTFEPIRSMIIVKDDKLVFENYYVGDDRNSGRSLLRSSPIITILAIGIAFDEGWIPRLDIPIQSVLGDEYDDIFAANALKTGITIENLLTHRSGFSWNENITSLQNFNNDLNLILSENDMVRFVLEKDMEANPGVRFNYNSGSAIILAKIVEEVSGQPFTEFVEERIFQPLGITDYLLTTDPTGNVNAATGLSLRNIDLTKIGYLYLKEGLWQNERIVSSQWIETVSSPQSVITNNVNYGYFWQVFSDNITFIPLLQPNDTYFFSQHIYINPSQNLLITFSTENIALNIISNPMFLYGEIVRTLVP; this comes from the coding sequence ATGAAGAAGGCAATTAATCTAATCGTGATCGCACTGCTATTCAGCAGTTGCTTTGTAGGAGAAGAAACGCCACCGGATCAGGACATCTGGGAATATGCTTTGCCTTCAGAAGTAGGCATGAGCGACGATCTATTGATCAATCTAGATACTATTACTTCTTTCGGCACATTCGAACCTATTCGGTCCATGATCATCGTCAAGGATGACAAACTCGTCTTTGAAAATTATTATGTGGGCGATGACCGTAATTCAGGAAGAAGCTTATTGCGGAGTTCTCCGATCATTACCATCCTCGCCATCGGCATTGCGTTTGATGAAGGATGGATCCCTAGACTGGACATTCCTATCCAAAGTGTATTGGGTGATGAGTATGATGACATATTCGCAGCTAATGCGCTAAAAACCGGAATTACAATTGAAAACCTATTGACTCATAGAAGCGGTTTTTCGTGGAATGAAAACATCACTTCCCTTCAAAACTTCAACAATGACCTAAATCTTATTCTTAGTGAGAATGACATGGTCCGTTTCGTTCTCGAAAAAGACATGGAAGCCAATCCTGGGGTTCGATTCAATTACAATTCTGGTTCAGCCATCATTCTGGCCAAAATTGTAGAAGAGGTTTCAGGACAGCCCTTTACGGAATTTGTCGAGGAACGTATTTTCCAGCCACTGGGCATCACCGATTACCTCCTGACAACCGATCCGACTGGAAATGTGAATGCAGCCACCGGACTTAGCTTAAGAAACATTGACTTAACGAAAATTGGGTACCTGTACCTAAAAGAAGGTCTCTGGCAAAATGAAAGGATCGTATCCAGCCAATGGATAGAGACGGTGAGTTCACCACAATCTGTCATTACCAACAACGTGAACTACGGCTATTTCTGGCAGGTGTTTTCGGATAATATCACTTTTATCCCCTTATTACAGCCTAATGACACTTATTTCTTCTCTCAACACATTTATATCAATCCATCTCAAAACCTTCTTATTACCTTTAGCACCGAAAACATTGCATTGAATATCATTAGCAATCCGATGTTCCTCTACGGTGAAATCGTGAGGACACTGGTGCCATAA
- a CDS encoding RNA polymerase sigma-70 factor, whose translation MSEQDLIDFQQIKNGDLRVYENFFRKNYAEIVRYAHKFVRDKLIAEEIAQEVFMYLWEKREVINVQSSLKSYLYSATKNRSINYLKLELPKIQAQMDIGEFEIGIHSEYVEKDRSQYIEKAVKAAIDDLPKKCREIFVLSRNAGLTYDEIAEDMDLSKKTVENQMGIALKKLRESLRPVMEILKKS comes from the coding sequence ATGTCTGAACAAGACCTGATTGACTTTCAGCAAATCAAAAACGGGGATTTACGGGTTTACGAAAACTTCTTTCGGAAAAACTACGCGGAAATCGTTCGGTATGCTCACAAGTTTGTACGTGATAAACTCATTGCGGAAGAAATAGCGCAAGAAGTGTTCATGTACCTCTGGGAAAAGCGTGAAGTCATCAATGTTCAGAGTTCGCTGAAGAGCTATCTCTATTCTGCAACAAAAAACCGATCCATTAACTACTTAAAACTGGAATTGCCAAAAATTCAGGCACAAATGGATATCGGAGAATTTGAGATCGGAATCCATTCTGAGTATGTAGAAAAGGACCGTAGCCAATACATTGAAAAAGCGGTGAAGGCCGCGATCGATGATCTTCCTAAAAAATGCAGGGAGATTTTCGTGCTCAGCCGAAATGCCGGATTGACTTACGATGAAATTGCCGAGGACATGGACCTCTCTAAAAAAACTGTGGAGAATCAAATGGGGATCGCCCTTAAGAAATTACGAGAGTCTCTGAGGCCCGTGATGGAAATATTGAAAAAAAGTTGA